The Clarias gariepinus isolate MV-2021 ecotype Netherlands chromosome 3, CGAR_prim_01v2, whole genome shotgun sequence DNA window atttgtcacacttaaaggtcctacacattatatttttcattaaattttaatatgatctttagggtcctaatgaaaagtttgtattatacgttaattaaaaattcaaaaggattgtgtaaaaaaaacactacttttacctggtaaaaactagctctgttctcagcaacctgtttcagtacatgctaatttaaatgctcatgacctctgctgagccaggtaagcataatatagttttccgactacgtacacagtttgcaactagacaatcacctcaatgcattgtttattataaacgggcgattagggattatatagagacggatgtacatagagaagaagccataaccatgttctattagagtataagttaacttacactccgcatttatcgtgattattagaaaaggcgatctgcaaagagtcatagtaaaataaatcacactcactgagcctggtgaagatgaagcaggaacactaagggttagtacagatccgatttttaggagcagcttcctagtaaaacctgctttatattgacccgcgtttataaagcagtctggtgaaaaatgattatcgcaaacatgaacgcatttaggtaaatcagcggggacgttagctttaaaaactaaattcagccactgcgtcctcagtggctcagatacctaaccctaggtagtgaatgatgactgctgtgttcgctattacacccaacaactgtacacaacactcgcttaggcgtcattttgctccagcggcgaaaaaacaatggccgacagcgtcttctcactcggggcgggtctttgctaaaacaccagtgtcaatcaacttgtgtaggaacgccctcttgtggtgtggcgtcacaaggcaaggcttttgcgattggcctgatttcagaagggggatgttactgtaataaacgaaaagaaaaccactgggcggctctttatcatcgtacgCAGTCTCCTAACACacggttcagtccaaacagcttaaaatagtgcatgtagtgctgtatgacccctttaaatgatttacaacaataacccgagtaaatacaaaatacaaaacaaaaaagttttaaaatgattatttaatttattaagggaacAAAAACTATCCAAACCGTGCCACATCCAGGCCCggttactgccagacctgttaaatcaagaaatcacaTAAACAAAACCTGTCAGACAAAAGTGAAGCACACATTCTAATATGCAAAATTAGACACTGTATAGACATCCTTTTTACCTGCCCTTGAAAAATTAAATCACTACAACTAATCATCAATTATCAATATTTATTCCATTTTCAGTAACAATGTGATCCTGCTCAAATTCACGGACGGGGCAGGAAGACAACCTGCATGTGCTGCCAGTCTATCATATCATCTACACAAGTTTAAACAGGCTTAGAATCGAACCAAAATACCTCAGAAGAGGACTTGGTCGGGTTAAACGATGGCGCAAATGCACAACTTGTGATGAAAAGTACAGTACcggtcaaaagtctggacacacaATGAtctttgtttagtgatttttattaatttatttttttttgccacattctagaacaatactggagatttcaaaacattGAAATCACAAATATggaattacagtatgtaattaagtaacaataacaacagtctgatgatattttaagacatgaaggtcagctttctggatcagttcttgcagaaacagtattgtgtcaagtgcattttcaaaacccatcaagcatcttgatgatgaaactgtctctcatgaagaccatatcaggaaatcaagaccaaaacgttacctctgctgcagaggagaagtttatttagagttacaagcctcagaaatcaccaattaacaaacagcacctcagattagagccgttataaaggatttacaAATCATGAATAGCAGacgcatctcaatattaactgttcaagagagattattgcatattttggacgccttcaatattgttttacaaatttagaaagaaatataaatcaggactagaattagaaggtgtgatcaaacttttgattggtacTTGATATCAAGGAAGAGTTACACTACAAACATGTGCAGTTGGAAGGATCTATGTTggttactaaaaaaaagaaaaataccatCAGTACAGCCCTTGTACTTAACTTTGTCAGCTGGGAATTGTTTAACGCTTTCAGTCAAAAGTTGACTCGATAACATTTACGTGTGTCCATTCAGCAACAGCACCAAAATCTCCACCCCGCCCCAAATTCATTGTAATGCTCCTGTAACACACAACCTCTGTTAATCTGTTATTACCCCTGTACTTCGCTTTTTGGCAGGTGGTAGTGCCCTCCACAAGTATTAAATACCTATTCGTTAACATTACACTTTGTTGATTGTCAACTTTAATTGACtgaaattttaaatttcatttcgTTTATGTTCGTCATGAGAGGAAAAGTTTGATTATTGTATGTGCATGTTCTGGGAATGCATTGGAATTTAACTTCTTGAAAAGCTGTGTAAACACTTTATGTCCTCCCAGCATTGCTATGAGTTGATCTAAGGTGAAACATCTGTATGGGAACAGCTCTATGGGACTATCAGAGTATGTCAAAGGCCCAAGGTCCAGATacgggtgtgtgtatgtgcgtgttcATTTCCGTGCATGTGTTTGCTTTTAGGTCACTTTGCGAAGGACTGTTTCTCACAGCCAGGGGAGAAACAGTACAGTCTGGTGccagaagaggaggaggaaccAACCAGCCAACCTATCCAATCAGAGCctcagaaaagaaagaaggtcACAACACGCCCCTCAGCTCCAATCGATTTTTCCTTCCCATTCATCCATCAATCAGATGTTCTGAAAATACCTGGCTTTAGTCGAAAGcatcaattttatttacagttcttGGTATTTCAGATAAATGGCTTGCACATACTGTGTACAGTAACTCACCCCTGCTCTTTGACTTCTCTCTGCTGTAGGAAAAGAAAGccaagaaagagaagaaaaagaaagagagaaagcggGAGAACTCATCTTCCGACAGCGGTGATGACGCCAAAAGATCGAGACACTCCCATACGCACtcggaaaagaagaagaagcacaaGAAGCACAAGCACAAGACTCACAAATGAACTCTGGAGCTCGGGTCACGGAGTACACACGGCCAGATGTACAAGTCATTTGTGTGTATCCGTGAGTGTGCGCGCTCTTGAGAGGGAAACGTACATACAAAAGGACCTTCAGTCTCAAACAAATGTATGTCTGTACTGATCTTAGAGCGGTCAGCTTTCCTGCTTGTGTCTGAAAAGCTGATCATTTTATTGTCAATTCCAAATTGTCGCAGAGGAGAAAAacaaattatgtaaataaaaatattgaagcGCGAGTTTGTTATAAGAAAAATTGACTgacaaaacattaatattattttattgtttaaataaaactgtgacTATATAGTGGTTGAGATTTGGAGGTGAAGGGTCGTGGTGGGTCATTCCTTACATGACCTCTTTACCCAGTGAACCGACAGAAGCCAGTCATCAGCTTGAATTAGAACACGGAACGCACACGTGACACGGATAAAGGAACAGGCTTAAATTAGACATACAGCACACAGTCGTTGCAAACACGCGGTCACGCTGCAGAGCACGCCGGGAGTTTGGATCTGCTGCTGGAAACGTTAACAGGAATAGATGTGGATGGATTCGTGATGGCACGAGTAGTTACGTAAGGAATTCAATAAGAAGAACATGTGCTCACAGTAGATgacatcagaaaagaaaaaaaaaaaaacaagaatgaaGTCATGTTTTTGAGGTGCAAGCTtgaagttttattttgtttattttgcgtTATGGATTATTAACAACTTTTGGAAATGTCTGACAAGGGAAaggggtttttgtttttcagtaggAACAAAGACAGTTGTGTGAGAAACCTCAGGACTTCACCCTTTTGTGTAGTGCCGTGTGCACACAACATCCCCAAGGGTTAACGTCtgtcaaagagaaaaaaaaaaacaataataatgagtTTGATCAGCAAACCACAAACACACCTAAAATTCTGGTGTGACTCCAAATAATACAAATAGTTCTCAGACAGCAAAGATCACCACGAGCTAAAACTTGGACACGAGGTACTGACCAGCATGAGGTTGTCACCGTCCACTTCTCGGACGAGAGTCGTCTCTTTGCCGTCCCACTTCTGAGTGTGGATCAGCTTGTTTCCTTCAAGGGTCACCAGTGACTGAAACCGACACGTATAAaccattaaattacattttgttttaaacatcattACACAAAGATCTCTTCATCTTCGTAATAATACTTGTTTATAACACCATGATGGAAAAACATTCCCGAATACCATCACATGGGTGAGAACCTTCCACCGCTTCTGTCTTCGTAGCAACAACTAAAATGGAAAATTTAAATCACCCAGTTGATGGGATCcaggaaggattttttttcgtgaggatttatttatttatttttcaacctAAGTGTCACAATGCATCCCAcaaaataacatgtttttaatgGTTACACCGATGggtttataaaatattgaacaAGTTCCTGTTACAGTGAGAGGCTGTACCCTGACAGCAGTGGCTTTAGTCCACAAAGGCTCTTTTGTAAGAATGACAACAGGGGAGCAGTTCAGTAGAGGAGCCTGGTGTGTGAAGCTCGTACAGtatttaacattgattatcgTACAGAAACGGAATGTACCTTGCATTTACGGTCGTCTGCTGTGGTCTCGTCGAACTCCTCTCCCAGCTTAAATTTGATTTCTGTAGACTTGAAAGTGCTGACGGTCTGTAGTGTAAAAACGCCGTCATCGAGGGAAATGATGGTGGTGGGTTTGGTTAAACCGCCAATCTGGCGTGTCGCAAAACCGACACCtagtacacacatacaaaaaaataaaataaaaaagcgaTTAAATACAATGCAAGTAAAATCTAAAGAGGACAAAAAGAATTTATGAATACGGTGGTACATTGAAATTTATACTCTGGACACACGGTACGTCAATACGATTCTCCATTTAAGTAGACATTGATCAAAACCATGAACGCTTGTGTGTTGCAATAACCGGACGAAAATAACGAAAGAAAATTTCCTACTGATGCTACTGCAATcgcaaaatcacacaaaaagagagagagccaAACCCTGACCAACATTCCTAGGTAAACCATGGGTGACCACGGTCCTTGCTAGTTTCAAAGTCTGGAACGGTCAAAAGGGTCGAACCAACATTAGCGGTCTACAGCCGATAGCCAGAGTAAGCACTGAATATTGATTTGTTCTGCAGCGCGAGCTACACGCCACAAGGTTGGAACCTTGTGAGAGTCTAAGAGTTCACGACATGCCCAGTCATCTTGACTCACTCCTGTTACACACTCACTAGGAGGGGGGGAAGGGGaatgacctacaccaccaagcACCTGCTCGCGATCACCTTTTACCTCTTAGTCTGTTTTTCAAGGCTACTCCCACAGACCCAAGTACTACTGCGTGGACCTGATGTCTCACTCACCCATGCTGGATCggttatttattgaaaaaaattaattaatttaaaaatttgctttgtttttttagtgcCGCTAGTCTTTCAAGTGCCACTGAAAGCATGACCTTGCTAGTTGCAATGCTTACTGGTAAACACAATGCATTATGCTGGTTCaagcagtttttttgtttttttttttacattacaatcATGTTTATGTGCTAAATATCAGGCGAGTCGGTGTGGCGCTGCTGGTCCGAACGTGTTGCATGAAAACACAACGAAGTCAAGTCAACACAAGCAGCTTGAAATCGACTGCCACAAGCAGGATTGATTATTATTTCCTTGTCAATGTTCCTGGAAAGTAAACTAGATGTTTAAAAttgaggtggcatggtggcatagtgctTAACACTGTGGCCTTATGCCAAGAGGATCCAGGTTCAACTCCTGCCTCGGAGTCTGTGTGCATTTTCATCCTGTGATTGAtggggtttcctcccacaagctaactggtgttccctaCTGTATGAATAAGCACGTGAGTGCACCTTGGGACCTTTGACACATTTCATGTCAAAGTCATAATTCTTTCAAGGAATGCTTAAGATGGTGTGTGAAATCGTCTATACCGGTTTATCCTGTATCCGGGGGTGGGGGGCATGGAGCCTGTCCCAGAAGACTTGggtagggcacgaggcggggtccaccctggacagggtgccaatccattgcaaggcatggtgtgtgaaatgtgcttcTCTGATATTCTCATTGCAcctcaataaaaataataataaaatatatattttttaaaaaagcactgaAACAAGACCATTGCCCATCATCTATTTTTGGTGTGATGATCCACATCATTTTGTAGCCAAGATCCACCTGTACTagagtgcttttttttctcttttctttatcATGATCAGAGATCAAATGTGCACACTGGAAAAGCTGGGAggagtttttatatatatatatatatatatatatatatattgcaaaaGCAAGAAAATCTGTGCAAGAGTGGGGGGAAAAACACTTGCACGCTCTCAGGCCCACGTGCTCCAGTTGAGCTGTGTGGGTGTGAACTAAGCGCGCGCGTGTATTTCTTACAGAGGAACCACCCTGCACTGCAGCGCGCGCGCACCTACACACACCAGGATGATGTGccttcacaaaaaataaataaatgcatggaCATTGCACAAGATTGCATTTAAGGCCACTCAAGCACCTGCtccctctatctatctatctatctatctatctctctctctctctctcacacacacacacacacacactcacccagaGCTTTCATGTAGTCATCGAAGTTCTTGCTCTCCTTAAGGTTCCACGTGCCGACAAAACTCTCTGCCATCTTTGCCCAGTGAACCGCGTGCGCccgcagagagagacagaggaagaaaGAACACGCGCGCGCTGAAGTGCTGAAGAGACGCGGAGGAGGCTGACGAGCCGATGAGCTCCTGCGCTTTTACTGGCTGATATATACCGGCTGTTCGTGACGTCAGCGCCTG harbors:
- the fabp3 gene encoding fatty acid-binding protein, heart, coding for MAESFVGTWNLKESKNFDDYMKALGVGFATRQIGGLTKPTTIISLDDGVFTLQTVSTFKSTEIKFKLGEEFDETTADDRKCKSLVTLEGNKLIHTQKWDGKETTLVREVDGDNLMLTLTLGDVVCTRHYTKG